One window of the Niallia circulans genome contains the following:
- a CDS encoding type B 50S ribosomal protein L31, which translates to MKKGIHPNYQEVVFMDVNSGFQFLSGSTKQSKEEIVWKDGKTYPLLKVEISSDTHPFYTGRQKFSDRGGRVERFYEKYKQKKS; encoded by the coding sequence ATGAAAAAAGGAATACATCCAAATTATCAAGAAGTTGTTTTTATGGATGTTAATAGCGGATTCCAATTTTTATCTGGATCCACTAAACAATCAAAAGAAGAAATTGTTTGGAAAGATGGAAAAACCTACCCGCTTCTAAAAGTAGAAATCAGTTCTGATACACATCCTTTTTATACTGGACGTCAAAAATTCTCCGATCGTGGTGGTAGAGTGGAACGCTTTTATGAAAAATATAAACAAAAAAAGTCATAA
- a CDS encoding DUF1858 domain-containing protein: MAKVLDLNLTILELTTTYPELVSVLKDLGFEKITDPRMMQTAGRIMTIPKGCRMRKISMNTVKQTCIDHGFTIIEERRDTYE; encoded by the coding sequence TTGGCTAAAGTATTAGATTTAAATCTAACCATCTTGGAACTAACCACTACTTATCCAGAATTAGTCAGCGTTTTAAAAGATCTTGGCTTTGAAAAGATTACAGATCCTCGGATGATGCAAACTGCCGGACGAATAATGACGATTCCAAAAGGGTGTCGCATGAGAAAAATATCAATGAACACAGTAAAGCAAACTTGTATAGATCATGGATTTACAATTATAGAAGAGAGAAGGGACACATATGAGTGA
- the rpsN gene encoding 30S ribosomal protein S14, protein MAKKSKVVKERKRREIVEKYAEIRRELKERGDFEALRKLPRDSSPTRLKNRCEVTGRPRGYLRKFKMSRIAFREYAHKGQIPGVKKSSW, encoded by the coding sequence TTGGCAAAAAAATCAAAGGTAGTAAAAGAAAGAAAAAGAAGAGAAATAGTAGAGAAATACGCTGAAATTCGCAGAGAGTTGAAGGAGAGGGGCGATTTTGAAGCATTAAGAAAACTGCCGAGAGATTCCTCACCTACTAGGTTAAAAAATAGATGTGAAGTTACAGGAAGGCCGAGAGGTTATTTAAGAAAATTCAAAATGTCTAGGATTGCATTTAGAGAGTATGCGCATAAAGGACAAATACCTGGTGTGAAAAAATCTAGCTGGTAA
- a CDS encoding fructose bisphosphate aldolase, which translates to MNSQLERMKTKKGFIAALDQSGGSTPKALLHYGVPESAYTNDEEMFDLVHKMRTRIITSPAFNSEYILGAILFEQTMDSKIEGMYTADYLAQKKDILPFLKIDKGLADQANGVQLMKPIPDLDEILRRANERNIFGTKMRSVIKEANRDGIKEVVEQQFEIGKQIIAAGLVPIIEPEVDIYSQDREQSEAILKEELLKHLDDLNENENVMLKLSIPAIANTYKELTTHPRVVRVVALSGGYSREEANQKLKENDNIIASFSRALSEELNVNQSEEEFNQSLKEAVTSIYEASTVKK; encoded by the coding sequence ATGAACAGCCAATTAGAGAGAATGAAAACGAAAAAAGGGTTCATTGCTGCATTAGACCAAAGTGGTGGCAGTACGCCAAAAGCGCTGCTTCATTACGGAGTGCCAGAAAGTGCTTATACGAATGACGAGGAAATGTTTGATTTGGTACACAAAATGCGGACAAGGATTATTACTTCCCCAGCATTTAATTCTGAATATATTCTTGGAGCAATCTTATTTGAACAAACGATGGATAGCAAGATTGAAGGTATGTATACGGCGGATTATTTAGCACAGAAAAAAGACATCCTTCCCTTTTTAAAAATTGATAAAGGATTAGCAGATCAAGCAAATGGAGTTCAGCTAATGAAGCCAATTCCAGATTTGGATGAAATTTTGCGACGTGCCAATGAACGCAATATTTTTGGAACAAAAATGCGTTCTGTTATTAAGGAAGCTAATCGAGATGGAATTAAAGAAGTTGTGGAACAACAGTTTGAAATAGGAAAACAAATAATAGCAGCAGGCTTAGTACCAATTATCGAACCGGAAGTAGATATTTATAGCCAGGATAGAGAACAGTCTGAGGCTATTTTGAAAGAAGAATTGTTAAAGCATCTCGATGACCTAAACGAAAATGAAAATGTCATGTTAAAGCTATCGATTCCTGCTATTGCGAATACTTATAAAGAATTAACCACCCATCCACGAGTAGTTCGAGTAGTTGCCCTTTCAGGAGGATATAGCAGAGAAGAAGCAAATCAAAAATTAAAAGAAAATGACAATATAATCGCAAGCTTCTCTAGAGCTCTAAGCGAAGAACTAAACGTCAATCAATCAGAGGAAGAATTCAATCAAAGCTTAAAAGAAGCCGTAACCTCTATTTACGAAGCTTCCACCGTCAAGAAATAA
- a CDS encoding PTS sugar transporter subunit IIA — protein sequence MILLSNILEEEFIQLNVRVDNWEEAIRKGTLPLVMKNKITKEYVNKIIEIAKTIGPYIVITKHVALPHAPAEFGAKETAIGITTLEYPVRFGNEANDPVKYLFCLSATDSNSHLEALAELVKLLENEEFFQLLDTSSSPKEIFSYISKI from the coding sequence GTGATATTGTTAAGCAATATCTTAGAAGAAGAATTTATCCAATTAAATGTGAGGGTGGATAATTGGGAGGAAGCAATTAGAAAAGGTACACTACCTCTCGTAATGAAAAACAAAATAACAAAAGAATATGTCAATAAAATAATCGAAATTGCTAAAACAATAGGACCATATATTGTCATTACTAAGCATGTAGCTTTACCACATGCTCCTGCAGAATTTGGGGCAAAGGAAACAGCAATTGGGATTACTACTTTAGAATATCCTGTTAGGTTTGGAAATGAAGCAAATGATCCTGTTAAGTACTTGTTCTGCTTAAGTGCTACAGATAGTAATAGTCATTTGGAAGCATTGGCAGAATTGGTAAAACTCTTGGAAAATGAGGAGTTTTTTCAGCTGTTAGATACAAGCAGTAGTCCGAAAGAGATATTTTCATATATTAGTAAAATTTAA
- a CDS encoding PTS sugar transporter subunit IIB, protein MYKALVACRAGVGSSLMLKIKVNEVVKENKLPIQVEHSSLDGVAGFDGEILITLVDVAQELSNKGIKQHIIGIANIVDKKEILEKLNAFLQQTEI, encoded by the coding sequence ATGTATAAAGCATTAGTAGCGTGTCGAGCAGGTGTAGGTTCAAGTTTGATGCTAAAGATAAAGGTAAATGAGGTTGTGAAAGAAAATAAACTGCCTATCCAAGTCGAACACTCCTCATTGGATGGAGTGGCTGGGTTTGATGGCGAAATATTAATCACACTTGTCGATGTTGCACAGGAATTGAGTAATAAAGGAATAAAGCAGCATATTATTGGTATTGCAAATATTGTAGATAAAAAAGAAATTCTTGAAAAATTAAATGCATTTTTACAGCAAACGGAAATTTGA
- a CDS encoding DUF438 domain-containing protein, with translation MSELINNRTELKKAASERQQLLKEIMKDLHAGRSVEEVKAQFEKAVGNISVSEISQLEQALMEEEGIPVEEVQRLCSVHTAVFKGSIDDIHASTSQKAEEEAGHPIHTFKLENKEIDLLVNFKLQLHYERFEKEDSPKNLQKLSEDIQLLVEIDKHYSRKENLLFPFLEKYGIYGPTQVMWGVDDRIRAAIKLAKQQLEDYHGEKQDILNNIYFIIQEATEMIFKEENILFPMALSTLTEDEWIKIAAESEEIGYCLIKPVEKWIPKRVSMQESSALDKIESGLIHFETGILSVKQLELMLNHLPVDITFIDKDDVVRYFSHGKERIFARTKAVIGRTVQNCHPPKSVHVVEKLLNDFKSGKKDSEDFWIKFKDKYVYIRYFAVRNEQSEYMGTLEFTQNIQPIQAIDGEKRILD, from the coding sequence ATGAGTGAATTAATTAACAATCGAACAGAATTAAAAAAAGCTGCATCTGAGCGCCAGCAGCTTTTAAAAGAAATTATGAAAGATTTACATGCTGGCAGGTCCGTGGAAGAAGTAAAAGCTCAATTTGAAAAAGCAGTTGGTAATATATCGGTATCGGAAATATCACAGCTTGAACAAGCATTAATGGAAGAGGAAGGTATCCCAGTTGAAGAGGTACAACGATTATGTTCTGTGCACACAGCAGTATTCAAAGGATCTATTGATGATATTCATGCCTCCACTTCACAAAAAGCAGAAGAAGAAGCAGGACATCCCATCCATACTTTTAAACTGGAAAATAAGGAAATTGATTTGTTGGTGAATTTCAAGCTTCAGCTTCATTATGAACGATTTGAAAAAGAAGATTCTCCCAAAAATCTCCAAAAACTTTCAGAAGATATACAATTATTAGTAGAAATCGATAAACACTATAGCCGCAAAGAAAATTTACTATTCCCCTTTCTTGAAAAATACGGTATATATGGACCAACCCAGGTAATGTGGGGAGTAGATGATCGAATTCGTGCAGCTATCAAATTAGCCAAGCAACAATTGGAAGACTATCATGGGGAAAAACAAGACATTCTGAATAATATTTACTTTATCATTCAAGAAGCTACTGAAATGATTTTTAAAGAAGAGAATATTCTCTTTCCAATGGCCCTAAGCACATTAACCGAAGATGAATGGATAAAAATTGCAGCGGAAAGCGAGGAAATTGGCTATTGTTTGATCAAACCGGTCGAAAAGTGGATTCCAAAGCGAGTATCTATGCAAGAGAGCTCTGCTTTAGATAAGATCGAAAGTGGATTGATTCATTTTGAAACTGGAATTTTATCTGTCAAACAGCTTGAGCTGATGCTGAATCATTTGCCAGTGGATATTACCTTTATTGATAAAGATGATGTGGTGCGTTATTTTTCTCATGGAAAAGAAAGAATTTTTGCCCGAACAAAAGCTGTCATTGGACGAACTGTCCAAAACTGTCATCCACCTAAAAGCGTGCATGTAGTAGAAAAGTTATTAAATGACTTTAAATCAGGAAAAAAAGATAGTGAAGACTTTTGGATTAAATTCAAAGATAAATATGTATATATACGGTACTTTGCTGTAAGAAATGAACAAAGCGAATATATGGGAACACTGGAGTTCACGCAGAATATACAACCTATCCAAGCGATAGACGGAGAAAAAAGAATTCTTGATTAA